Part of the Vigna radiata var. radiata cultivar VC1973A unplaced genomic scaffold, Vradiata_ver6 scaffold_416, whole genome shotgun sequence genome, TGAGCACACACTACATTTCGCATAAGCCAATGATCAAGCTTGAAGAGCTTAATGGCCTGACGAACCCCCTAATCGTAGGCTGTGAGATGGCTATTTTGAAGATTTATTCAATGATTGTGGTATTATGTCCAACATATTTCCTCTCATGATGCAGTAAAGTAGTTGTGCCTTACCAAAAGTAACCCCCAATACATGGGAGTTAGGAAGAATATTGAAGAATAGGAAGGTCATCCAAATTTGAGTCACAGTCTTCATGTTCCCCTGTTCAGTTTGTAAGACTCGAGAAAAATGTAGTAAATAGGGTATCAAGTGATTTGagtttttaatgttatttttggtAATTTGTGTGAAGTTTATGtgttttttagaattataattgCTATGCTAATTATTTCatgatattattaataaagtgcAACACATGATTGATATGTTGATAATTGGGTGATATGTGCATGTGTGTGATACTATCAATGTGATGTGTTGACTTGTTAATGAAAAGGTTGTTTAGGATTGAATGCATGTGGGTTCAATTCTAGGGAGAAAGAGAGTCAAGGGAaacctttgttttatttgtatttttcttaggGGTAAAATAGTCctttacctttatttaattggtgtagaaattaaataaagaggTGTAGGAAGTAAaagaatttgaattaaataaaataaaataaaaggatggAGAATATAGAAGGGAATTAAAGATTTGGATAGatttggttttaaaaatatattattataagtgaggagatattagagataaagttggtctaatttataaatattaagatatagaGAGAGTGGTGTATTGTGTGTTTTATAAACCTTAAAAACTCTAaatcaaagagagaaaatagaggaagagaGGAGATTGGCGTTTTTGGGGGAGAAGAAGAGGGATAGCAACATAAACTCTTAGTGCAAAGGAAGATTGTTGGTGTTTTGGGGTTGTAGATAAAGTCCTAGTATTGGTCAAGGTATGAGGAAGCTTacctttgttttgtttgttgttatatGCCATGATTATCTCTTGGCCTGGTAATTCTGATTTTGATGCATGAGTGCATGACTATGGATGTGATTATCTATGACTGTTGTTGTGAAAGGGTTTGTTGATGTATGAGGATAGGGTTTACGACATATTATGTTGGGATTTTCCTATGATTATATGTATGCtttttgttgggttatcccaTATTAGGATTTGCTGCTAAGgagaaacaaaattatgataatgGGGTTTTACCATGCAGGCATATGATATAAATATGGTATGATAAGCATGTGTAGAGTTTTTGGGTTGTTCGGATTGAAATTTGCACGATGGGTTTTGTACGAATCAAAGGATATAaattatgtgtttgagtgtggTTACAATGGTTTGTGATGATGGAAGTTCATGTATGATGTCTTAAGCATGTTTTCACGTGACTTAGGATTGATATATGAGGGTTGGACCTTAGGGTTTTGTCCAGTATGTGATTATTTGGGggaataatagattatttgatatgataatcaattatcccttCATGCGTGATGAATTCTAGTGATTTATTGTGTAGAACCactaagataattaattatcttaagtggtaatcgattatcatagggTAATTATTATACATGTGTATGATTcaggaataatcaattatcacttatgataatcaattacccCTGTGTTTTTCTTAGTAAAACTTGACGATTTTGATAACAGTTTGACATGGATCAAGCTAAAAGAGTTGTAGAACATGATGACAATCAGGGAATGTGTTTAGAGGTTATGTTTAGAGTCAAGTTTGACTTGTGGTTGAGATTAGACCATGAGTGAATGTTGGGATGTATCTGAGTGTGCGGTTGATGATCAAAAGAGCAAAGAGAAATAGATCTACTTGTTGCACCTAGTAAATCCtggtttttatataaatatacacactttattttaaaaacttaatttaaaagtattataaaatatgatagtTGATTATTAAAGACGTTATGTTTATATTAGCACagttatttatattaagtttatatatatatatatatatatatatatatatatatatatatatataattattaaatataaactctTTAACATCTTTTATAACTGTACCATAACTTTcataactttcaaaattttaactattatattaacttttgtaaacgaaattttatattaaattaaaattacttaatattttattatataaattgaaatatatatatatatatatatatatatatatatatatatatatgataagttTGTATCtgaataattagtttaaaaattatattgagtATGGTTTGTGTTTGAACAAcgttggaaattttttaaataatttatctctCTATTTTAGCAttcacatttatatattaagaataattatatttatttcaatattatatggcaaaaagtatataagattttaaggaaaatatgattaaaactTAAAAGGAGCACGCAAATGTTAATACTCAAACATGCAGTGTTCTTGTTTCTTTATCAAGATGAAAAGGGTGCATGGTTGATAAAAAGTCAAGATgcaaaaattttttaaaattttttttataacgatacgtgttatcattttattaatttatttaaatttatatttaaaaaaatatttgaaataaattaataatcatatatatcatatttattaaaagaatattattaaaagaattttttttttaaattaatatctgtTGCAAATTTTTAACCTTTCTTAAAAGTCTCCCCAATTAAAGAGATGATTGATATGGTCACATCAACGTGGCTACATTTTTATTGcggaaatttattaaaaggaattATGGAGATATttggaattattttaataaccaTGTGAAAACATGAGATTTGGTCACCCTCTCTACTTACTCAACTAAATGCAATTCCTTGTGAGAGAAGTTTGATATTAcagaaaaaattaattctttaatatgtttcaaataattagctcaataaaatttagttaatcaataaactttttcttaaaattatttttaataaattaaatattttagtttaattttttattaattatttgtccATAAATATTTTCACGTCTCATTTCCAAATATATATGTTGGTCTTGTcaataagtgttttttttattaaaattggtttaattatatttttagttttatatttataataataattatacattttttgcaatttatttttaattttatgtgtttGTCATATTTTGCAAAGAGAGTTGATGATTAGTGTTTACTTCATTCAAAGATAATgcactaatatttattaatataatcataacctcattttatatgtttattattctatttcatNGACAAAATAACGAATAACGCGTTCACATTTATATAACCAAAGAAtcgcatttaatttttttttaaaaatgtaataacaaccacattcaataaaaaatatattaaatcactGTGTAACATAAAAAATGCTATTAAGCCAATTAAAGTTATAACATGTTNTTATGATAATAAGAAAATGGGGTGAACTATGTATAATTTATGGATTGAAGAATCTgatttcacaaagaaaaatgCTAGTTGGAAAAAGGGTGTACATAGATTGGGTAAACATTTtgaatactttttaataataaataaagaagacTGGTCAATTCTTATCtaattgagtatttttttattcaattctcCATTATTtccacttaaaataaaaataatttgttaattaaattgTTTNAGTAGttaagatatttttatgattaactttctaattataatttttatagagTACATTTGCAATTTATCTAATGTAATAAAAGATTAAGATGTAGTATTATTATGTCACAANNNNNNNNNNNNNNNNNNNNNNNNNNNNNNNNNNNNNNNNNNNNNNNNNNNNNNNNNNNNNNNNNNNNNNNNNNNNNNNNNNNNNNNNNNNNNNNNNNNNNNNNNNNNNNNNNNNNNNNNNNNNNNNNNNNNNNNNNNNNNNNNNNNNNNNNNNNNNNNNNNNNNNNNNNNNNNNNNNNNNNNNNNNNNNNNNNNNNNNNNNNNNNNNNNNNNNNNNNNNNNNNNNNNNNNNNNNNNNNNNNNNNNNNNNNNNNNNNNNNNNNNNNNNNNNNNNNNNNNNNNNNNNNNNNNNNNNNNNNNNNNNNNNNNNNNNNNNNNNNNNNNNNNNNNNNNNNNNNNNNNNNNNNNNNNNNNNNNNNNNNNNNNNNNNNNNNNNNNNNNNNNNNNNNNNNNNNNNNNNNNNNNNNNNNNNNNNNNNNNNNNNNNNNNNNNNNNNNNNNNNNNNNNNNNNNNNNNNNNNNNNNNNNNNNNNNNNNNNNNNNNNNNNNNNNNNNNNNNNNNNNNNNNNNNNNNNNNNNNNNNNNNNNNNNNNNNNNNNNNNNNNNNNNNNNNNNNNNNNNNNNNNNNNNNNNNNNNNNNNNNNNNNNNNNNNNNNNNNNNNNNNNNNNNNNNNNNNNNNNNNNNNNNNNNNNNNNNNNNNNNNNNNNNNNNNNNNNNNNNNNNNNNNNNNNNNNNNNNNNNNNNNNNNNNNNNNNNNNNNNNNNNNNNNNNNNNNNNNNNNNNNNNNNNNNNNNNNNNNNNNNNNNNNNNNNNNNNNNNNNNNNNNNNNNNNNNNNNNNNNNNNNNNNNNNNNNNNNNNNNNNNNNNNNNNNNNNNNNNNNNNNNNNNNNNNNNNNNNNNNNNNNNNNNNNNNNNNNNNNNNNNNNNNNNNNNNNNNNNNNNNNNNNNNNNNNNNNNNNNTCTGCGTTATCgaccctctgcttggcaatggtcattttttagttttcttttgcgattttggccctctgcttggcaatggtcaatttttagttttcttttgcGTTATCGACCCTCTCCTTGGCAATggtcatttttttagttttcttttgcgattttggccctctgcttggcaatggtcaaatccaggttgtTGTTTTGTGTTATCGACCCTCTACTTGGCAATGGTCAATTTTTAGTTTTCCTCTGCGTTATCgaccctctgcttggcaatggtcaaattttaattttgttctgcgatatcggccctctgcttggcaatggtcgaatcCAGGTTTTCGTTTTGTGCTATCGACCCTCTACttggcaatggtcaaattttagttttgttctGTGATATCGGCCCTTTGCTTGGCAATGGCCGAATCCAGGTTTTCGTTTTGTGTTGTTGACCCTCTGTTAGGCAATggtcattttttttacaatctcACATTTTTCATCGATTTCGTTAACTTGTGTTTTGTTCATCTTTATTTGTTTCGCATCCTTAGAAATCCAGACGAAATTAGTATTTCTATCTTTGCTTATCTTTTactatataatatgaaaacatcatattatctagtaaaatctaagtaaagaggggcaacTGTCAATACCAAATTTCGTCTGGATTAATTTTAAGACTGATTTTATCTcgattttcattttacttattttaattttattcctttttattttattttatttttatttttatttattattattatttttttttctttttttctgttcataattttattttaggatttttgttttacttttattattagttttatcttaatatgattaagttagtttaaaaagaaaaataaaaaaaaaaagaaaaaaagcttgAAACGTGTGCAACGCGACAAGGAGAGGACAGATTTTGGGTGGGAAGAGACACAGCAGGGCGCGATTTTGGGTCTGTGGCAAGCGCGGATCGAATTGGTAATTGGCAAGGGAaatttgcagaaaaaaaaagtaataacgACAAAAGGGGAGAACAACCTAAGCAGAAAAGAGGGCACACAGGGTTGCATTTTTATCATCACTCATTTACAAAGAGAATACGAAGTAAAAAAGGCACCACTCACGACATCAAGAATCAAGGACTTGAGAGCAAGCTTCATTTTGGAAAGTTGGACCTACACCgagggaggagaaggagaccCGTTGGAGACGCGAGGTTGGCGAGTGTAAACGGATCTTTGAGAGGTAAGTTGCCTTGCACTCCATGTTTTGAGTTGTTTGATACTCTTGAATATAGTAATGTTGCGCTGCTGCCCTGTGATTATTGTTGAATGCATTTATACTATGTTGCGAGCACTTGCACATATACTATGGTTTAAATCTTTCTCATTTACCATCACTACCCGGTGTACAATTatatatcatcatcatctctgTTAATGTCTATTATTACCCGACACCATCACTACCATCCCATATCTTCCCTTTGAGTACTCTTCACAACCGAAATGGTTCCTATACATTGTTTCTATTATTCAACCCCCCGTGTTCTCCACACCGTGCTCATAGATCTTGTAAGAAGACATAATACACCAAGCCAATAGTAACGCCCTTTGTTTAGCTTAACTATCACCCAAGTACTTTGCAGTTTCTAGGAAGCCCGTGCCTGGTTTCCTTTTCATCACCCCGCATTATCGGATGGCCTCAAGGTATTCTTCTCCCCTGTTCCTAACATCTAGCATCCTGTATTAAAACAAAGgacaaaacaaacaagaaagCCAACCACTTAGAACCCCAATCGTATCATCTCCTCCACCGGAAATCCTCATGCCGTCGTAGCCCCATCACCCCTCTCTTTCACCACCAGATTAACCTTCCCTTCGTATCACCATCACACCTAAACAAAGTGTCAAATACCCCTGCCCCTAATCTGATTTCGAGTCCATTCGTGACCTGCAACCAACAGCCAACAAAAAATTCAATGTCTTAATGTGGTTTCAATTTCTCAAATCTATCTTCATCAAATTTTTCACCCATAAGCCATATTCCCCCAATCTGCAAGTTGCGTGAGTCGAAACCGCAGGCCTTTGGTGGCGACAACCACGAATGCAAAGAGGAGGAAAGGATTTTCCTTGTTGGCGACCCACAGTAGCTGTGACCTGTGGATTCAGTGGCGGCGGCTTCCTTCTCTTTGGCGGTGACGACTTCGGTGAGGATCGGGAGATAGAAATAGAACAGAAGAGAGAAAGGGCTTCCCTGCTCGCCGACGAAGAAGGAAAGAAGCCATTAACGTGGTGACCGACGGCCACCCTAGTGACGGCCGGTGGCACCATCGCTGGTGCGGCGGACGAGCCTGCCTAGGAGACGACCCACGAAGGAGAAAGCGATCTCTCTCGCGCGACGATGGTGTTCGCATCTGATGTCGCTGCAGCGCGGAGGTTTTGATGTTTTGGGCGGTGGTTGCCGGCGACACTTTTGGCGACGGAGCGATGGCCGGTTCGAGGTGGGTGTTGGTTTGTGACGGTGCGacggagagagagaaagagaccCCTGGTCTTTGGAGAATGAGTGCGAGAGAAAGAGAAACTTGGAGTCTGAGTGTTGGAGTGGGAAATGAGGGGAGGAGATTCGAACCCCTCTAGGTTTCTAGGTCAAGAGACAGCCTTGGGCTAGGGTGCTTGGGCTGGCAAATTATTTTCTGCCGCACCCCCTTTGCTTCCATTTGCAGCCCCCTTCTATTTGGGCTCAAACCCATTCTGGCAACCAAATAATAAATCCTTTCTGCACCCCGTTTTCTCCTAGCCGCACCCCTAGCCACTTGGGTTTAGGCCCAATTAGTTTTCTAAAAGTGGTTTAGACACCCCCACTTCTTATTTAAGCATCACCACCccttttattactattatttttattatttaactttttagtttatttatttttactctttatttttatttagttatttacccatttattttatttctattgttctactgtttattttatttaataatttacttattttattttatctacttttaaataaatattaaaaataaaaaaaNNNNNNNNNNNNNNNNNNNNNNNNNNNNNNNNNNNNNNNNNNNNNacgcatcgtccttgtgctgagaccttttcttccttttataaaaatcaaaattgttttgaaggtttaagcacgtgtgtgatcacacgcatcgtcctcgtgctgagacctttccttttataaaaatcaataaaaattgttttgaaggtttaagcacgtgtgtgatcgcacacatcgtcctcgtgctgaaaaccttttccttttttttatatatcaaataccaaaatataaacatttgcaaacaaacaaacaatctttcgCTCCTCTTCTCTCCCTAAGATTGGTATCATGAGATATCTACAAATCACGATCTAGGGAATTTTCTTGATTAAGTAATATTACCTAGAGATAGAGGcaagacgatcaattgtatttgttTCTGTAATAtattgcattgctaattacttagggagactagagatggtaaactagttattagtgataggctcttttcaaCGAGATATTAGGTTTATagtagactagaaagtttgcattaacgttaatgaagaagatgaattcattcatatataacggtgattaggtgaaatctcaACGTAaacaacaaatccatctcatattatcaacatcatcaatccacttttgtgtttaacattcatgtttattttttcgtactttatattcaaaaaccccaaaatattattcttatagtcttgattggtttagcaaaagcacaacagtttagtgcgatgagtctcttgggaaaaaagTCCTTGgatttaccattttattattacttgatacgatctggtacacttatTAGGGTGTTAACAACCAACTGTAGACATCGCTTATTTGAAAAAACGTTGTTTATTGATACAACAATAAACAATGCTTATTTGAAAAAGCATTGTCTATTGATAAACACCAATAGACAAAACTTTaatatcttcatataacgctctACTGGATACATCCCTCTTAAATAAGTTAGTCCATAATATACATCTCTTTTACTAAGTGAATGGTAACATGAACCATTATATCAAAGAAAGAAGATGGGAAATAcatttcaatttcacaaaaagTTACAATAATTTCTCTTTCTAATGCTTTCAATTTTTTAGTGTCAATCACTTTGCTACATATGActataaagaaataacatagtttAGTTATGGTTTATCTTACCTTTTTACGCAAAACGGAATATATGCCTATCAGTAACAAATGATCCATATGACAACATGACAGTTATGAATCTTTAACCCTATTAGCTTTAGATCTTTCATTTACACTAGGTTCCTAATGTGTGATGAGTACACTCTGGAACTTTAACTCGTAGAAACTTATGTAACACAAATTTCTGCTTTCTAGATAGATTACAAGCTACTAGAGGTAGATATTGACGTTTACCTTTCTTTATTGGTGCCAATTTTGTTCGAATTCTAATTTGAAGTAGGTATAACAATGTATTGATGCCATCCTTAAACTTTTCAAGAACATTCCACAATGTACCTATCACACTATCAAATACATTTTTGTCAATATGCACCACATCTAGGAAATGTCTAGAGTACAACTACTTCCAAAAtggcaaataaaaaaaatattaacattttcttCAACCCACTTGTGACTAGATCTCTTACAAAAGTCTTacaaaattttttgtttatatcctttacattttcaaaaactttatcaCCA contains:
- the LOC106755482 gene encoding uncharacterized protein LOC106755482; the encoded protein is MEKWKQLLAVLVVLQLNLQRAEKKLETCATRQGEDRFWVGRDTAGRDFGSVASADRIGNWQGKFAEKKSNNDKRGEQPKQKRGHTGLHFYHHSFTKRIRSKKGTTHDIKNQGLESKLHFGKLDLHRGRRRRPVGDARLASVNGSLRGMSTSDSTSVQSRRTRGVTRLPEATSRQVPGQRRHLEIDPRTDVASGLNADRFSSYLGKIAKTHVSILHATWDDVPEDEKNLLWQDVQLKYDVPNTLE
- the LOC106755481 gene encoding uncharacterized protein LOC106755481, which gives rise to MVPPAVTRVAVGHHVNGFFPSSSASREALSLFCSISISRSSPKSSPPKRRKPPPLNPQVTATVGRQQGKSFPPLCIRGCRHQRPAVSTHATCRLGEYGLWVTNGLEIRLGAGVFDTLFRCDGDTKGRLIWW